Within Candidatus Brocadia sp., the genomic segment ACCCTTATTGGCGGTATCCGTGAGAAAATAAAAGAAAGCGAGATTCCGAAAGGTCTGGAGGGCCCTGCAATTACCCTTATTATTATCGGCATCATGGCATTAGCCTTTGTTGGATTCTCGGGAATGATAAAAATATGATAATAGGCAGCATCCTTGTTTCTATCGGTATTTCAGTCGGTTTTCTTTTGATCACCGGAATGATTCTCGCGTTGCTTCTCATTCTTGCCGAGAAGAAGATCCTGAATTACGGTACATGCTGCATTGACATTAACGAGGGTGAAAAGAAATTACAGGTCACTGGCGGGGGGTCCTTACTGTCTTCACTTGCGGAGAATGAAATATTTATTCCGTCAGCCTGTGGAGGACGCGGCACCTGTGCATATTGTAAGGTGCAGGTAATGGAAGGCGGGAGCATGATTAGTCCGGTTGAAGAACCTTATCTGGGCCCCGAAGAGCGTAAAAACCAAATCCGCCTTTCCTGTCAGGTCAAGGTTCGAAAAGACATTAAGATCCATGTGCCGAAAGAATTATTGTCGGTCAAAAAATACAGGGGGAAGCTTCTCCATAAGAGACCATTGACATATGATATTATAGAACTGCGCATTGAACTCCTTGAACCGAACACCATAGATTTTGTTGCGGGACAGTATGTTCAGCTTGAATCCGAGGAGTATGATGGCCACGACCGGGTTATGCGTGCCTATTCCATGTCTTCTCCCCCATCTGATAAAAATCACATCGAACTTATGATCCGTAAAGTTCCCAGTGGCATCTGCACCACCTGGGTATTTGAGCATCTCAAAGAAGAACAGGAAGTTACATTCAGCGGACCGTATGGTAAATTTCGTATTTCGAATACCGATGCAGAGATTATCTTTATTGCAGGCGGAAGCGGCATGGCACCGATCTGGGGGATGTTGAGAGACTTGAAAGAAAACGGAAATACGCGTAAAGCCACCTACTTTTTCGGTGCTCTCACACAAAAAGACCTGTTTTTTGTTGATGAACTGACCAAACTTCAGCAAGAAGTTTCCTGGTTCAGATTTGTTCCGGCGCTTTCCAAAGAACCAGAGGGGTCGGATTGGAAGGGCGAGCGCGGTCTTATCACCGAAGTTGTAGCACGCTACATGCCTGATTGTTCAAAAAACGAGGGTTATCTTTGCGGTTCGCCTGGCATGATTGATGCCTGTATCAAAGTCCTGACAGAAGCGGGTATGACAGAAGACCGCATTTTTTACGATAAATTTGCTTGAAATATTAAGGAATATCCGTGTATGAAACTATCGCCTCAAGATCAGAGATTAATTCATAACTTGAAACCATCCAAATTTTCTAAAGAAGGCTTTTTAGGGACAGATACCCGTTCTGTGGAGGAAATCATTGCCGATGATTTAGATACGCTGAAAAAAACGGGTGTTTCAAAGGAATTGTTGCTGCAGACATTGAGAGATGCCTATCAGAAAGCAAAAGAGGCCTTTGGGGCTGAAATAGAGATAAAAAGGAACGTGACGGCCGTGTTTTGTGAGTCAATGGGACGCATTCCATCACCGTTTTGCAAGGACGGTCTCTTTGAAAAAGGTGAGGCTGTCGTTACTGATAGCGCCAGTAATCTGTCGCTTATTATTACGAGCCTGGGAATAAATCTTATCGAAAAGCATGATTTTTTTCAGGGCAGAGGATGCAGGTTTAGAATCGATCCTCTGGTTGCGATAAAAATATTTAAGCTTTTGCCAGAGAGAATTTTTTCGCCCCGACAAAAGCCTTCTAATGGGTGACATTTCTTCTCTTTTGCGAAGCTGCCCTTCTTCAGACAAATGGTAGAAAAAGAATTTATACAAAAAACTTGATAATGCCTTATTTTTGATTATAGTATAAAAAAGGCTTTAAAGATTGAAGATTTAATCGTTTATGGGATTCGAAGTATAAAATAGGTGTCATTAAACCAAAGACAGAAAGGTGGTTAAGTATGAGCATCACAAAGGAAGCTAAGGATTTAGTAGTGATGATCAAGAGGCTAATAACTTTCGATCTGGAAGATATCCTGGATGGGGCAAGAAAAATTCCTCCAGGAGTAGTTGATATCCAGGTAAAGGATCGAGTAAAGAGCGGAGAAGACTATAGAACTATAAAGGTCTCTCTGAGCAACGAAAAGGCGTTAAAGGATTTGGATCTTGATAATCTTAAAAAAGTTGCGACACCCCAGGTTGTTAAAGCGGCTTCTCTTTTAAAAAGAAATATGTCTTTTGATCCAAAGGTAATATGCCAGGCACAGAATATGGTACCTCATGGGATGATTGAAATCTCAGTCACGAGCAGTGCTTCAACCGGCGTCGTAAATAATAACAATAATTTCAATTCTAATAAAAGAAAAAAGAAAGATGCATCATCGGCCGATTCAGCTGTATATTGGCCCGATCAATTTGCTGAAATCGAGCCGGTATAGTGTATCATTTCCAGAATATTTCCAAGTCTGACAAGTATTCTGGGAGAACGAGCCAAATTTTGTGAAACAAAAATGCCCCGTGAGTCATAGTAGGGATGTCGTCTTAATATTTCCACCACAATGGACGCCGATGCAACCCTACTTGAGCATACCTGCGCTCACTGCCTATTTACAAAACCATGGAATTTCGGTCAACCAGTGTGACCTGAACCTGGATTTTTACGAAAAGCTGTTATCCCGGGGGCAGCTTCAACCTCTCTGCTGTAAACTGGAGCAAATCTTCCAGCAGTTAAATAAGAAACAATCCTTACGCCTGGAGGAACAGAGGTATTTCTATTCCATCTATCTGATCCGTAGTGCCTTTGATGAGGTGATATCAAAGATCGAAGAAACGAAGGATTTTTTTCGTTCCGAAGAAAATTTCTTTGATCTGAGTAAGTTGAGCATTCAAAAATCCATCTTGAATACCGCCATTAATATTGTGAATGTTAGCTGCAGGGTCGAGTTGGCTTTAGATGAACTCTGTTTTCCCATCGATGTAGAATCCTTTGAAGAGATAGCAAAATTTATATCTAGGGAAGAGAACAATTTTCTCCTCCGTTTTTTTCAAAAACAAATCGAAGATCTTTTAACATCAAAAAAATATCTGTTAGCTGGTATCTCTATTAATGATTCCAGCCAGTTGGTTCCAGCATTGACCATGACCAGATGGATAAAGGTACATCGCCCTGAGATCCACATAACAATCGGAGGGAATCTGCTGTCTCGTTGTATTGATGGGCTGAGAAACCTGCCTGATTTTTTTCGAAATTTTGCCGATAGCGTTGTAATATTTGAGGGCGAAAAGCCTCTGTTAAAATTGATCCAAACGATCAAAAATGGAAAGAAATTGGCAAATGTACCCAATTTAATTTTCCTGGACTGCGAGAAGGTTGTCCAAACGGAAATGTGTCAACCGGAGGAAATCAACAGACTTCCTACCCCTGATTTTGATGGGTTGAAACTGGACAAATACTTTGCACCATTCCTGATATTACCGATCTTGAGTTCAAGAGGTTGCTATTGGGGAAAATGCACTTTCTGCGATCATAGTTACATTTATCGTGAAGGTTTTCAACAAAGAGATGCTGAACAGGTTGCAAATGATCTTCGTACCCTGAATATTAAATATGGTACCAGATATTTTTCATTTTCCGATGAAGCTCTTTCGCCATCAGCATCACGCTTGATATCTGCAAAAATAATCGAAAGTAAACTAGATGTTTCTTTGCTGGCACAAGTCAGGCTTGAAACTGCATTTTCGGATGAAATCTGCTCGTTGATGTCTCAAGCCGGAATAAAGATGCTCTTCATTGGGCTTGAATCTGCCAGCCTCAGAATACAGAAAAAGATCAGAAAAGGTATCAATTTTGACCTGGCACCAACAATTCTGAAGCGTTTTTATGAGGCAGGTATAATGGTACACCTATTTGTGATTTTTGGATTTCCAGAGGAAACGGTGGAGGATAGTGAAGAAACCATCGACTTCATCTTGAAAAATAAAGACTACGTGTTTTCGGTAGGTGCTTCTACCTTTGCAATTGGAAGACATTCTCCGATCAGCCAGAATCCTTCCAAATACGGGGTTACTATTCGCTCTCATTTTTCTCCCAAACCGTTCTCATATCATTTCAATTTCGATTACTTAACCGGACAAACCGAACAGCTGGTGTTGAATCTAAGGGACCGTTTTATGCAGCTTGCAATAAAAAAATTACAATTCGGGGCAATCTGGGGCAAATTGTTCCGGGAACAGTTTTTCTTGTATTCATTACAATACAAAGGGGATGATCTTCTGAAGGTTATCAAGAAATTTCATGATCTTGAAGAAAATCTTTGTGCTTCAATTGATGAGTCGGAAGTTGATATTTGCAACCACTACCCAATTATCAGGCAGGGTGTATACCTTAACCATTTAAATTTCGATATTCTCAAAATACAGGAGAATCTGAAAAAGGGGATCAATAAGGAAGTAAAACCGGAAAACAGCTATTTAATCTACGATCTTTATAGACAACATTCAACAAGAGTACCACCGGAAGGTTATGCAATATTATTACTTTGCAACGGAAATTATACAACCGATGAAGTCATTAATGTACTGGCTTCGTTGCTGGCTATGAATTCGGAAGCCGTAAAATCAAAAGTAGATTCATTCTTTCATGAGATGAGAACACTCAAAATTCTCAAATTTCTGAAAAAACCTGAACTTCAATGAGATCAGCGTAAATTCCGAAGGAATACCAGCCACCTTCGACCTCTGCCAGGATATTGTGGAGCCGGGAGGATATATCGCCAACGTTGGCGTACACGGAAAGGCCTAACCCTAAAGCTGGACCGACTCTGGTTCCATAACATCACGCTAACCACCCGTCTTGGAAGACACCGCGACCACCCCGATGCTCCTGACGCTGGTTTTGGCAGGATGGCCGTAGCCAAAAAACTTGATAGCGCACCATTTTCGGCTGGAGGAGATCATGATGGCTTATGACACTTTCGGAAAATGCAGCGAAGGAGAAGGCCTTGAAGATCTTTTTAGAAAACACACTTATGGAGGCGAAGTGATCATCCAGTCAGGCAGGGCAGGCAAAGCCCTGCCTGAATAAATTTCACCAAGACCATTTTCAATCCGATCTTCATGCAGAACGCTCCCAATTACTCGGTTTTTGGTAGGTAGTGTCTATCCTACACGACTGGATTGATTCCCTGCAGTTTTACTTTGATGTTTTTGTGCCTGAAGGAGTTTTGTCTGTCCTGGCGATATCCTGACTGAGCATCTCAAGGATACGGCTTATGACTGCGACTTTTCCGCTGTAATCTGCTTCCTGAATCGGTTCGGTAAATCCCGATGTGCATACAAGACGCACTGTTCTGTCATCCTTTTTAACAATGCTCCATTGAGCTTTTAATGCGATATGCGATTCTGAGAGAGTAGAACCGAGAGATTTTCTACAAGAAACCGGTTGATAATCTTCCTTCAGGGAACCAGCCCATCGGTCAAATTAGGCAGAAAGCGAGAATTGTTCATAAAGAAACTAAAACCAGTAGTCCAAAATGAGCCGTTCGGTAGCAGATAAATGGTGAAAGTCGGGTAATAGAAATGCCAAAGATTATTCATTACAATAAGAGATTATTATTGATTACCATGCAAAAATTGGAATAAAATATTGAAAATCCGTATTCCTGTTTTAACGCCCTATCAATAGCAGGTTTTAAAAGTATTTAAACTATATTGATCTCCTGAAACGTAACGGACCAAAAATTATTGCCCATCATTATATAATTTTCGAATCAGGTAATTTCCTTCTATGCCCAGTGTTCACTCCACCATGGTAGAAATGCTGCATCATGTCTTTCCCCAACATGCGAACCCCGCGGGTACCTTGTATGGAGGGTGGATGATGAACTGGATCGTTACGGCGGGAAACCTGGCTGCTTTACGGCTAACCAAAAGACCTTTACTCCTGGCCTCTATCGAAGATTTATTCTTTCTCCAGCCCGTCCGGATCGGTGACGTGGTTACCGTCAGGGCCATGATCGAATATATTGGAAATACTTCGCTGGAGGTGGAGGCCGTTGTATTCTGCAGGCCGTTAAACGAAGAAGAAAAACTCTGTACGCGTGCCAGAATGTCTTTTGTTTCCAGCGACGTTCAGGGTAAGCCAGTACCTATAGAACAGCATATAGAGCCTGCTGACGATAATGAAAGGAAAATGTATCAGTATGCCAGGAAGATACGGGAAAGAAGGTTTGCGCGGATAGCACAAAGAAAGCAAAGGGTGCTTGATACCGGTCTGGAAGATGTCGGACAACTCAGCCTTCGGGCACATCGGCTGGTTTTCCCGGAAGACGCTATTTACGGTAACCTCATGTACGGGGGAAAGCTCCTGCTCGTATTGGATGAGATTATAGCCATCGTGGCAATGAAATTCGCCAAAGGGACCATCGTAACGGCCTCACTGGACGCTTTGGATTTTTACCACCCCATTTATGTTGGAAATGTGCTCACCCTGGCAACTTCTCTCAATTACGCCGGCAGGTCTTCTATGGAGATTGGTGTAAAGGTCCTGGCCGAAGATCCGATCAACAATATCGTTCGCCATACCTGCACAGCTTTTTCTACCTGTGTCAAAGTGGACGGAAACGGCAAGCCGAGTCCCCTTACGCCATTTACGCCAGTAACCGATGTGGGGAAAAAACGCTGGGCCGAGGCTGAGCAAAGAAAAGAACACCGCATGCAAAGATTGAAGGACTTGCAGTCACAAGGGCTAAAAGGGTATCCGATATAATAATATCAGAGTTGATCGCATGGTTCCGTTTTGTCCAGGTTGCGTGGTTTGTTCACTTTTCAATATCGTCTATAATGGGAACGCTCAGAGGAATACCTGTTTTAAAATTATAGAGCGTCTTGGCCGCAATGGTGATAATCCCCGAGGAGAGACCTAATAGTACCAGGTCTGCTATAATGAGTGTGATATTGCCTTGCGGAATAAAACGGGTAACGAGCAGGATTGCCAGCATGGCTATGGTGGTAATGATCATGAATACGGCTGGAATGGCTGTAAACCAGATGCTCCTTTTTTGAGAAAGCAGCCAGAAGGACACGATGATTAGGGTCAAAGCCGCCAGAAGTTGGTTGGTCGTCCCAAATATAGACCAGATATTATTTACCGTATTCCCGTATGCGAGTCCAAACATCAATCCCGCTGCCAAACTTGAATTAACCCAATAGTGGCTCAAAATCTTTGGGGGATTTTTAAAGATAACCCGCCAGAGTTCCTCAAAGAGATAACGATTCAATCTCACAGCCGTATCAAGTGTGGTAACAATAAACCCTTCCAGAAGTAACATGCCAAAGAGAATACCAAAAGATATCGGTAATCCTAATCCGGAATGCAGTGTGTGACCAAAAGCCACGGCAAAGGCCAATATGGGATTGCTTTGAAGCTTCGAGCCCTCTGCTGGTAAAACGAACTGTTTGTATTGGTGCATATCAATGCCCACAATGACCGTACTGATAACACATACGGCAAGGAAAGACTCCAGCAACATGCCGTAATATCCTATCTTGTGGACTGCTGCTTCTGATTTGACTTGTTTAGAGGTAGTTCCGCCGGCACAGAGGGCATGGAAGCCGGAGATAGCGCCACACGCAATCGTGATGAAGATCCCCGGCCATAGAAAACCAACGTGGGAGATACCCTCCTGGATATTATTGACAGGAAAGCGCACCTCTGCGCCTCTGAGACCCGATGCAAAGATACCGATGAAAAGCAATCCCAGTCCGATGTAAAGCATGTGGACATTGATAAAATCCCTTGACTGAAGAAATAACCAGACCGGGACACCCGCTGCGACTATAGTATAAAGGGAAATCAGGACCATCCAGAGTAACGGATTCAAAGAAATCGGCGCAAAAAAACCTGCGATAACTGATACAACACAGATGATGATTGCGAAGGCCGAGCACTTTGCAACGGAAACGTGCCTCTTGATATAAAGATACCCGATAAGTGGGGCAAAAAGGGTTATGATGATGACAGACATAGAGGCGATTCCACCAACGATAACCTTGCTTCCCGCGTCATCTGCCCAGCGAAAAAAGATCTGATCTTTGTTCAGGCCAATCTGTGAACTTTCAATTACGGATGTCAGGGCTGTTGCCGATGCGTTCAGGAAGGTGGCATTCACGAGGATCAGCATTACGATGGTAAATGAGATAACCATGATAAATCCTGCCGTACCCAAGGATTTTCTGGCAACTTCTGCAATGGATTTTCCACCCTCCCTTACGCTGACAAACAGGGCAGAAAAGTCATGTACCGCCCCAAAAAATATTCCGCCGATCAGTATCCACAGCCAGGCAGGTCCCCATCCGTAGATCAGAGCCATAACCGGGCCGATAATGGGGCCGGCGCCGGCAATGGCTGCAAAGTGGTGTGCAAACACGATCGGTGTTGCCGTGGGTACATAGTCGCGTCCGTCGTTTATTTCAACCGCCGGCGTAATTCGGTTCGAATCGATCCCCATTTTTCTGGATAGGAATCGGGAGTAAAAACGACCTGCCAGAAGAAAGCAAACAGTAGAAATAGACAGGAGTATAATTGGGTTCATTTGATGAGAGATAACTTTCGTAATTTATATTGAGCGAACTAGCACTTGGAAATTATCAATGTAATGAGAGAAATTAAAAATCAAAGATAAAAGGTACCTATCAAAATGTAAAATTATCATTGAATTCAGCAATAAATGAACACAAAATTTACGCAGAAAGATTATGGGCTACAGGCAATGCAGGTAAACAGTGCGGGACCCATGGAGAGCACGTCTTCATCCAATAAGAATCGGGAACTGTGTAATGGCTGACTAGTACCCTTTTCCAGGTTTCCCGATCCCAGAAAAACATAGGCACCTTTTATTTTTTCCAGGTAATAGGAAAAATCTTCTCCACCCATCTTGGGGTCTATATGCTCCACTGATTTACTGCCGAATAGTTCGATAATTTTGTTCTGTATAAAATCTGCCTGCGGTTGTGGATTGTTGAGTGGAGGGTGACCCTTAAGATACTCGAATTGGTATGTTGCATTATTGAGTGAAGTGATTCCTCTAATGGTCTCCTCCAGTACTATCGGCATCTTATATCTTAATTCCTTGGCAAGGGTTCTTACCGTACCAATGATTTTGACTTTATCCGGGATGACGTTAAAAGTTGTGCCTCCCGAAATTTGGCATAAAGAAACCACACAGGGAGACAGAGGATTTACTTTTCGTGAGATAATAGTCTGAATTGCTAATATCACCTCGGCAGCGATAACGATAGGGTCTATACACAGATGAGGTGTGGAGGCATGCCCGCCTTTTCCTATAATGGTAATGACAATGCGGTCTGTTGCCGCCATTGTGGCTCCAGCCCGTACCCCAAAGGTACCGGATGGTATATTCGGTTCAATATGCAATCCATAGATTTCATCTACGTCGTGTAAGACACCCTGTTCTACCATAAGTTTTGCACCGCCTGGATGCTGTTCTTCGCAGGGCTGAAAGATAAATTTTACCTGCCGCTTGAGTTTGTCCTTTAGCTGCACCATAAGTTTTGCGGCTCCCAGGAGCATTGCCATGTTAGCATCATGACCGCAGGCGTGGGATATTCCCTCATTTTGGGATTTAAATTCAAGATTGTTTTCCTCCAGTATGGGCAATGCATCCATATCAGCCCGAAAGGCAACGGTACTGGATGCTCCGTCAACGTGCAGGGAACCAACGACGCCTGTTTTTGCAATATCTGTTTGTACGTGAAGCCCCAATCGTTTCAATTCCTCAGCAATAACACCAGAGGTGCGAATTTCAGTAAAACCAGTTTCAGGATGTTTGTGGAAATCCCTCCGCATCCTGATAACGTAGTCGTGTATCTCTCTGGCATGGGCCAGTATTTCCTGTGTAAGTGGTTTCATTTGCATGGTCTGTTTTTTTAATGGTTATTATGCCCTCTCAACTATAGTGAACGACTTAAGTTATGCCTTCGGCGACTTTTTAAATACTCTTCGCTGGTTCAATCGTCCCAGATTGAACCGAAACATTTGGCATGATTCCTTGTTACAGCACAAGTTTAGGCCTTAGAGTGCCATTCAAACTATATGGTTCAATCTGCAAGGTTGAACCAGCTCTGGGCTATATTTTTTAGACATAAAATAACATCGTGCAAGCTCAACACGGACAAACAAGTTTGTCCGTGCCACCCTACAGAGACAGTAAAGGCATACTGTTACGTGCCTTTACTCCTAATCCGTTACCTGCTGGTAATGTTAGTTTTCCCTTATCAACTGTTACCCCGATGTAAGGGTCATTTGTAACAAGCAGATTTCCGTCAAGATCGATATAGTCAACTAATGACATCAGGTGGGCCGCAGCTGTGATTGATACCGAACTTTCGATATTGCAGCCGAGCATTATTTCAAGATTATGGGCCCGGGCTGTGTAAATCATCCTGATGGCCTCACGGATTCCACCACACTTCATCAGTTTAATGTTGATCCCGTCCACTGCATCTGAAAATGCAGGTATGTCTTTTGAATCTTTTATATCTTCATCAACAAAGACAGGGATTTTTGTGTGACGTCTGACCTTCCTCAGCGATTCAATGCTGCCGACCGGAAATGGCTGTTCTACAAGTTCAACCCCGAGATCTTCCATAAGATTCAACTTTTGTATTGCCTCATCCAGCGTCCAGCCTGTATTGGCATCAACGCGGAAAATGGCCTTGGTAATTTTGCGCAGCTCCTTCAACATCTCGATGTCGTCCTTAAAACCCACCTTTATTTTGAGCACGGGGAAATCCTTTGCCTCCTCCACCTTTTTGCACGTCTTTTCCATGGTGTCAATTCCTATGGTGAATGATGTTGTCTTTACTTCATGCCGGTTTAAGCCCAACAACTTATAGAGCGGTACTTTGAGTTTTTTGCCGATCATATCATGGAGGGCTATGTCAATTGCCGCTCGCGCAGCCGCATCCAGGGGAAATTTCTTTTTGAAATGAAAGGTAATGTTTTCTGTTTGGAAAGGATCGGTGTCTTTGAGCAAGTCGAGAGACTGAACAAATACCTTGGTAACACTCGTTATATCTTCTCCAAAAAAGCTGGAGGGTGCGGCTTCTCCACATCCGATAATTCCGTCTTCGTCTTTTAACAGAGTTACAATATTATTTTGAACAGTACGGGTTTCTCTGGCAATCTGGAAAGTGTGCTTCAATTTCAAATCTAAGGGATGGAAGGAGAGATTCATGGCAGGAGAGGGCGGATGCTATCGATAAATTTGTCCACGCCAAACTTAACGGGATCTGTGGCGGGGAGTTTTGTTTCCTTCTCTACCTTCTGTATCTCTTGTAAGGCGTCATGGTCGGACATGCCGATGCAGTTGAGTGAGATACCAATTACCTTACAGGGGTGTATGGGTTGCGCCAGCTTTTCATAGAGTTCAATAAGATAAGGAATTGGTAAAATAGGAAAATTGGCGAAATGGCGGAGTGTCTTTCGGGTAGGCTGATGGCATAAAATGAGACCCTGCGGAGCAGAACCATGCAATAGACCAAGGGTAACGCCTGAATATGCCGGATGTACGATGGTGCCTTGCCCTTCGATACTTAAGAGTTGATGGTGAGCACGGTCGAGTACAAGTTTTTCCGCCGCACCGGAAATGAAATCAGAAATGACATGATCCACAGCGATCCCACTTCCATTAATCATAATTCCGGTCTGTCCTGTGGCTACAAAACAGGCGTTGAAACCCTGTCTCTTTGCGGCATTTGCGATTTCAATAGAAGTTACCATCTTGCCTATATTACAGTCTGAGCCCACCGTAAGGATACGCAATGTCTTTGTTTCTTTTGCTTTCCCTGTACCAAGAGGGAGAGTATTAGGGGGGTTGCGAACATCCCATATATCCAGTTGATGGTCTTGCGCTAGTTTGCAAAATTCGCTGTCGTTACTTAAATAACAATGGAGGCCGCTAATGATATGGAGCTTATTTTTTAAGGCATCTGTAATATGTTTGCGCCATTCAGCTGGAAGCATGCCACCCGGAGGCGCAATGCCAATAAGAAGTGCTGTGGGTTTTAAATGTAATGTTTCCGCAATCGTACTGATAATGGGAATACCTTTTCCAATACCGATAATCGATTCAGGGTCTTTCCCGGCATTGATCCGGTCTACGAGTGCAACCACGTCTTCCTTACAATAGCGAATGATGTTTACAGCCGTTTTTGTATTAAAGACATCAAGTTTTCCTTCTGTTAAGATAATGAGCCTGCGGTTAGTCATAAGAATACATAAAAGAGGCTATTTCCGCCTCTTTCCTTTTATTATCTTGGCGTGTCGTTTTCGTTGTTTAACCGGGGTAGCGTTGAATTGTAGTTTACTTATATGTGTTGCATATTCCTTGGCATTCAATAATTCATTGATGATATGAGTTTCAGTTGTTACGAACTTTATTAACCAACCGTGTTTGTAAGGGTCGCTGTTTAGAGCAGTTAGATTTTCGTAAAGGCGCTCATTTACTGCTATAACCTCGCCAGCCATGGGTGATGTAATATCAATCAGCTTCTCGAATGACTCTATTTCTCCAAAAGAGATACCGGATAGGATTTCGTCTCCTACCTTTGGGAGGTCCAAAAACAAGAGGTCATCAAGCTCGTCAACAATAAATTTTGTAAGGCCAACAGTGATTGATTTATTATCCCAGAAAAACCATTCGTGGGTTGGCGTATACTTTAAATGCTCAGGAATCATAACATAATACCTCACAACAAATTATAACTTGATAATACCAGAAAATGGTAACACAGAACTGAACCATTGTCAAGTATAATCGATTTTTCAGGCAGTTTTGGCTTTATGACAGTAGTAAAAAATATAGACTTTTCATTTATAAAAGAATCTTTTATACTCTTTTAGGTTTTTAGTGTGTTTCGTGGATTTAAGCAATTTTGAGATTCTTAACACTTAAATTTAGAATGGATTTTACTTCGGATACCGGTGTATATTGTCTTGTTGTCAAATTACTTCAAAGGGCTCATATAAGAATCGGATGTCTGGGCACCTTTCATTTTTCCGCAGGTTTTTATGCCTATGTCGGAAGTGCGCAGAGCAACCTGGAACGCAGGATTAAAAGGCACTTACGGCAAAAAAAGAAGATGCACTGGCATATTGACTATTTGCTCCGTTACGGGCAGGTAGTTTCTGTCTGTACCTATACTGGCGAAAAGGATAAGGAGTGTATACTGAGCCGTAAAATTGGAAACATAAAAAATGCTGTGGTACCCGTGAGAGGATTTGGCTCATCGGACTGTTCATGTAATTCACATCTGTATTTTTTCCAGGATGATCCTTATCCTGAGATGTCCGTGCTTAATATAAAATGAAGATATTAAAATGTAAATTGCAAAATCAGCTGAGGTTGTTTTCCCGATGATTACTGAAACACCCATGATGCGCCAATATAATGAGATAAAAAAGCAGCATAAAGATGCCTTG encodes:
- a CDS encoding 2Fe-2S iron-sulfur cluster binding domain-containing protein, encoding MILALLLILAEKKILNYGTCCIDINEGEKKLQVTGGGSLLSSLAENEIFIPSACGGRGTCAYCKVQVMEGGSMISPVEEPYLGPEERKNQIRLSCQVKVRKDIKIHVPKELLSVKKYRGKLLHKRPLTYDIIELRIELLEPNTIDFVAGQYVQLESEEYDGHDRVMRAYSMSSPPSDKNHIELMIRKVPSGICTTWVFEHLKEEQEVTFSGPYGKFRISNTDAEIIFIAGGSGMAPIWGMLRDLKENGNTRKATYFFGALTQKDLFFVDELTKLQQEVSWFRFVPALSKEPEGSDWKGERGLITEVVARYMPDCSKNEGYLCGSPGMIDACIKVLTEAGMTEDRIFYDKFA
- a CDS encoding B12-binding domain-containing radical SAM protein encodes the protein MKQKCPVSHSRDVVLIFPPQWTPMQPYLSIPALTAYLQNHGISVNQCDLNLDFYEKLLSRGQLQPLCCKLEQIFQQLNKKQSLRLEEQRYFYSIYLIRSAFDEVISKIEETKDFFRSEENFFDLSKLSIQKSILNTAINIVNVSCRVELALDELCFPIDVESFEEIAKFISREENNFLLRFFQKQIEDLLTSKKYLLAGISINDSSQLVPALTMTRWIKVHRPEIHITIGGNLLSRCIDGLRNLPDFFRNFADSVVIFEGEKPLLKLIQTIKNGKKLANVPNLIFLDCEKVVQTEMCQPEEINRLPTPDFDGLKLDKYFAPFLILPILSSRGCYWGKCTFCDHSYIYREGFQQRDAEQVANDLRTLNIKYGTRYFSFSDEALSPSASRLISAKIIESKLDVSLLAQVRLETAFSDEICSLMSQAGIKMLFIGLESASLRIQKKIRKGINFDLAPTILKRFYEAGIMVHLFVIFGFPEETVEDSEETIDFILKNKDYVFSVGASTFAIGRHSPISQNPSKYGVTIRSHFSPKPFSYHFNFDYLTGQTEQLVLNLRDRFMQLAIKKLQFGAIWGKLFREQFFLYSLQYKGDDLLKVIKKFHDLEENLCASIDESEVDICNHYPIIRQGVYLNHLNFDILKIQENLKKGINKEVKPENSYLIYDLYRQHSTRVPPEGYAILLLCNGNYTTDEVINVLASLLAMNSEAVKSKVDSFFHEMRTLKILKFLKKPELQ
- a CDS encoding acyl-CoA thioesterase, which translates into the protein MPSVHSTMVEMLHHVFPQHANPAGTLYGGWMMNWIVTAGNLAALRLTKRPLLLASIEDLFFLQPVRIGDVVTVRAMIEYIGNTSLEVEAVVFCRPLNEEEKLCTRARMSFVSSDVQGKPVPIEQHIEPADDNERKMYQYARKIRERRFARIAQRKQRVLDTGLEDVGQLSLRAHRLVFPEDAIYGNLMYGGKLLLVLDEIIAIVAMKFAKGTIVTASLDALDFYHPIYVGNVLTLATSLNYAGRSSMEIGVKVLAEDPINNIVRHTCTAFSTCVKVDGNGKPSPLTPFTPVTDVGKKRWAEAEQRKEHRMQRLKDLQSQGLKGYPI
- a CDS encoding carbon starvation protein A: MNPIILLSISTVCFLLAGRFYSRFLSRKMGIDSNRITPAVEINDGRDYVPTATPIVFAHHFAAIAGAGPIIGPVMALIYGWGPAWLWILIGGIFFGAVHDFSALFVSVREGGKSIAEVARKSLGTAGFIMVISFTIVMLILVNATFLNASATALTSVIESSQIGLNKDQIFFRWADDAGSKVIVGGIASMSVIIITLFAPLIGYLYIKRHVSVAKCSAFAIIICVVSVIAGFFAPISLNPLLWMVLISLYTIVAAGVPVWLFLQSRDFINVHMLYIGLGLLFIGIFASGLRGAEVRFPVNNIQEGISHVGFLWPGIFITIACGAISGFHALCAGGTTSKQVKSEAAVHKIGYYGMLLESFLAVCVISTVIVGIDMHQYKQFVLPAEGSKLQSNPILAFAVAFGHTLHSGLGLPISFGILFGMLLLEGFIVTTLDTAVRLNRYLFEELWRVIFKNPPKILSHYWVNSSLAAGLMFGLAYGNTVNNIWSIFGTTNQLLAALTLIIVSFWLLSQKRSIWFTAIPAVFMIITTIAMLAILLVTRFIPQGNITLIIADLVLLGLSSGIITIAAKTLYNFKTGIPLSVPIIDDIEK
- a CDS encoding amidohydrolase, with the translated sequence MRRDFHKHPETGFTEIRTSGVIAEELKRLGLHVQTDIAKTGVVGSLHVDGASSTVAFRADMDALPILEENNLEFKSQNEGISHACGHDANMAMLLGAAKLMVQLKDKLKRQVKFIFQPCEEQHPGGAKLMVEQGVLHDVDEIYGLHIEPNIPSGTFGVRAGATMAATDRIVITIIGKGGHASTPHLCIDPIVIAAEVILAIQTIISRKVNPLSPCVVSLCQISGGTTFNVIPDKVKIIGTVRTLAKELRYKMPIVLEETIRGITSLNNATYQFEYLKGHPPLNNPQPQADFIQNKIIELFGSKSVEHIDPKMGGEDFSYYLEKIKGAYVFLGSGNLEKGTSQPLHSSRFLLDEDVLSMGPALFTCIACSP